In one window of Legionella fallonii LLAP-10 DNA:
- the trbB gene encoding type-F conjugative transfer system pilin assembly thiol-disulfide isomerase TrbB — protein MRNKLAIFLILGTLFSSSLYADIDNAPLHALAKHQGFFFFFSSSCPHCQRFAPTLKRLSQHYGFSVVAISVDGGFLPSFPDAVMNEGQTKVFQVSVYPSLFLINPKSQVASLVTEGTIDEGELTNRLLKISQIHDKEVPL, from the coding sequence ATGCGCAATAAATTAGCTATTTTTCTAATATTAGGAACGTTATTTTCATCAAGCCTATACGCCGATATTGATAATGCACCGCTTCATGCCCTTGCCAAACATCAAGGATTTTTCTTTTTTTTCAGTTCGAGTTGTCCTCATTGTCAACGCTTTGCACCCACGCTCAAACGCTTGAGTCAACACTATGGCTTTAGCGTAGTTGCTATTTCTGTTGATGGAGGCTTTTTACCATCCTTTCCTGATGCGGTGATGAATGAAGGACAAACGAAGGTATTTCAAGTCAGTGTTTATCCTTCTCTTTTTTTGATTAACCCAAAGAGCCAAGTGGCGAGTCTTGTTACTGAAGGCACTATTGATGAAGGCGAACTAACCAATCGGTTACTAAAAATTAGCCAGATACATGACAAAGAGGTGCCTTTATGA
- the traN gene encoding type-F conjugative transfer system mating-pair stabilization protein TraN: protein MKGFVLVFLILCSQVFALDLNQAYQEGVQTGTSHTNQSIDLLKALDLSQFPGYQANLPQEHYYSGVTQASTGLEADSQTAVAQNDAGKAVGESFNHRPLYQVNPASESMQKLNQIAENGDAIMHGQNTDKTTCSLKPKECHYSWQEKTCLSSKVLGVLHCARHLRLDVSPYKTESYSLYLRKGGMRNTPFKVSVNLAQADTCQQGKTPCYTIYKDLAPAPAILLPANCAMVKVSFLDEKKLVVVEQTATCANPTLSLSVGNCRFGRCTVPYVHSVSMTVEIYESKEYWDDQCQHLQNKEKEGLCHITEPLTCTEPNQTRIIGDVPLTRPCWKERASYTCGGSQEQNTCDNLVNQGCEQTASTCVKEEGGLCTTHQQTYQCPINQCTDNQLLCGEDAFCLDGNCAKHELTPANEDDFKKAMSTLSAASDASKDFDGNANFIFKGQLLECSTTMLHFKNCCSDKGWGLDLELAQCSDAEKKLGKARENKLVVPTGEYCFKRKKLPIGSVCVDHHQTYCVFQSKLARMVQVQGRRDQLHIGFGQNKYSNCSGITPEQMQLIHFEAIDFSEFYEEVKNKQKQPDYQQTANGISQRLNQFYNQGDING, encoded by the coding sequence ATGAAAGGCTTCGTTTTAGTTTTTTTAATCCTTTGTTCACAGGTTTTTGCACTTGATTTGAATCAGGCGTATCAAGAAGGCGTTCAGACCGGAACAAGCCATACCAATCAATCCATTGATTTATTAAAAGCACTGGATCTGAGCCAGTTTCCTGGCTATCAAGCCAATCTGCCGCAAGAACATTATTATAGTGGCGTCACGCAGGCAAGCACAGGTCTTGAAGCCGATTCGCAAACTGCCGTGGCTCAGAATGATGCAGGAAAGGCAGTAGGCGAAAGTTTTAATCATCGCCCCTTGTATCAAGTAAATCCTGCCTCGGAATCAATGCAAAAGTTAAATCAAATCGCGGAAAATGGAGATGCGATTATGCATGGTCAAAATACCGATAAAACCACCTGCTCTTTAAAACCCAAAGAATGCCATTACTCATGGCAGGAAAAAACATGCCTGTCTAGCAAGGTATTAGGTGTATTGCATTGTGCAAGACACTTAAGGTTAGATGTTTCCCCCTACAAAACAGAAAGTTACAGTCTATACCTGCGAAAAGGAGGTATGAGGAATACCCCTTTTAAAGTCTCAGTTAATCTGGCACAAGCGGATACCTGCCAACAAGGCAAAACTCCTTGCTATACGATTTATAAGGATTTAGCACCAGCACCAGCGATTCTATTGCCTGCCAATTGCGCCATGGTGAAGGTCAGTTTCCTTGATGAAAAGAAATTAGTGGTTGTTGAGCAAACAGCTACATGCGCCAATCCCACCCTATCATTGTCTGTTGGCAATTGTCGATTCGGTCGCTGCACAGTGCCCTATGTTCACTCCGTTTCGATGACGGTAGAAATTTATGAAAGCAAAGAGTATTGGGACGACCAATGCCAACATTTGCAAAACAAAGAAAAAGAGGGGTTGTGTCATATTACTGAGCCTCTAACATGCACTGAGCCCAATCAAACACGGATTATTGGCGATGTTCCATTGACCCGCCCTTGCTGGAAAGAGAGAGCATCCTACACCTGTGGTGGTAGTCAGGAGCAAAATACGTGCGATAACCTAGTTAATCAAGGATGTGAGCAGACTGCTTCAACTTGTGTGAAAGAAGAAGGAGGACTTTGCACAACCCATCAGCAAACGTATCAATGCCCGATAAACCAATGTACTGACAACCAACTGTTGTGTGGCGAGGATGCTTTTTGTTTGGATGGTAATTGCGCGAAACATGAACTAACCCCAGCCAATGAAGACGATTTTAAAAAAGCAATGTCCACCTTATCCGCCGCCTCGGATGCCTCAAAAGATTTTGATGGCAATGCCAATTTTATTTTCAAAGGTCAATTGCTTGAATGTTCAACAACAATGCTCCATTTTAAAAATTGTTGCAGTGATAAGGGGTGGGGTCTGGATCTTGAGCTGGCACAGTGTAGTGATGCTGAGAAAAAACTGGGAAAAGCTCGAGAAAACAAACTGGTAGTACCTACGGGTGAATATTGTTTTAAACGCAAAAAACTCCCTATTGGCTCGGTCTGTGTCGATCATCACCAGACTTACTGTGTCTTCCAATCTAAATTAGCCCGTATGGTTCAAGTACAAGGAAGACGTGATCAGTTACATATTGGTTTTGGCCAAAATAAATATTCAAATTGCTCGGGTATTACGCCTGAGCAAATGCAATTAATTCACTTCGAAGCCATTGATTTTTCAGAATTTTATGAGGAGGTAAAAAATAAACAAAAACAACCGGATTACCAACAGACTGCCAATGGAATAAGCCAGCGCCTTAATCAATTTTACAATCAAGGAGACATCAATGGCTAG
- a CDS encoding conjugal transfer protein TraG N-terminal domain-containing protein translates to MAVTMQIYTITGGELLKAFYNATAAMFHYDGILGIFRTAIIIGGVCTVGQFIVKRDVRSMFFYILKYAFVISFILTPTCNLQIHDRTDPLRPDLTVDNVPLILGVVGGLSSQLSDKVTRLFEFFFHSPNDMDYSQTGMIMGAKLFLSASNIKITDPLFNANMQKFMQQCVFYDVMYGRYGLKDINQARDIWELVKSNASVARGFIYDGSFKSCMEAASLLDSAWSGVIEDAKSKYAGFAFGNHSDALANFEKYLPQAYNHLTAMSGDAAALIRQNMMANAIRDGVFSMGARVNSKAAIESFSASRAQDKIPAALSNIGLMSAYWLPMLQSLLFCIVIGCFIFVLFFFPFPSGISFFQFYATLYVWLALWAPMFTVINYIMTILAQFSLSFVSTGATTLAYQTGMNQVYENMAALGGYLVLATTTLSYMLISRHVGSFVSLTQQPTGIVQNAASSAAEEAQMGNYSYGNTSFANHNGFNSSSFHNDQNARISLGGIETSLDSGSIARISRDGSETLTMATATSHTPLNIQLGESTRSAFSELSDSAKSAGFNKSIASSEHYAASLRSLAELGETQSHGEQSGQGHQISTSAGFNAAASKISNLIDTFAHDHNISRDDATKVLSAASINLGGSFGFGTGSAVPGAKGNIEIGGNVRHERDKSESHQDARLMNEARRFSEEHHFTDVVNEARQATKDDHFRTSDDFSGRLANNFSAGFDKSMQYRDEAVASFSESESYHRQATTSSEQTASINLDAQTGFIDWLSHHRAPNSQGTIGLQQAEWLIRHDPELAQSYARQFVGEKTAQSISQFQKNHPINESQVHQKNEGFKSRIAGSAGVDHALGDYTNTFNDRAKNINAGSVNKDSVSAVDKDFARAKSEMSKNVEGIVQDGSQVMQDVIVAQANKDVK, encoded by the coding sequence ATGGCAGTTACGATGCAAATTTATACGATTACCGGTGGTGAGTTACTTAAGGCGTTTTATAACGCCACCGCAGCTATGTTTCACTATGACGGCATTCTTGGGATTTTTAGAACAGCTATTATTATTGGTGGGGTGTGTACTGTAGGTCAATTCATAGTAAAGCGAGATGTGCGCAGTATGTTCTTCTATATTTTAAAATATGCTTTTGTTATTTCCTTTATTTTAACACCTACCTGCAATTTGCAAATCCACGACAGAACCGATCCTCTACGTCCAGATTTAACGGTTGATAATGTGCCATTAATTTTGGGTGTGGTTGGGGGATTAAGCAGTCAGCTAAGTGATAAAGTAACCCGGCTTTTTGAATTCTTCTTTCATTCACCTAACGATATGGATTACAGCCAAACAGGCATGATCATGGGTGCGAAGCTCTTTTTATCAGCAAGTAATATAAAAATAACCGATCCGTTGTTTAATGCAAACATGCAAAAGTTCATGCAGCAATGCGTGTTCTATGATGTGATGTATGGACGATATGGCTTAAAAGACATTAATCAAGCAAGAGATATTTGGGAACTGGTTAAATCCAATGCCTCTGTTGCTCGTGGGTTTATTTACGATGGTTCATTTAAATCGTGTATGGAAGCCGCTAGTTTATTAGACAGTGCCTGGAGTGGCGTGATTGAAGATGCCAAATCTAAGTATGCAGGTTTTGCTTTTGGCAATCATTCAGATGCCCTAGCTAATTTCGAAAAATACTTACCTCAAGCTTATAATCATTTAACCGCCATGTCAGGTGATGCCGCAGCACTTATTCGGCAAAATATGATGGCTAATGCGATTCGAGATGGCGTTTTCTCTATGGGTGCTCGGGTGAATTCTAAAGCGGCAATTGAGAGTTTTTCAGCCAGTAGAGCACAGGATAAAATACCCGCGGCACTCAGCAACATTGGACTAATGTCCGCTTATTGGTTGCCCATGTTGCAAAGTCTTTTATTTTGCATTGTCATAGGGTGTTTTATTTTTGTCTTGTTTTTTTTCCCCTTTCCCTCAGGCATTTCTTTTTTTCAATTTTACGCAACACTGTATGTCTGGCTTGCCCTATGGGCACCGATGTTTACTGTTATTAACTACATCATGACTATTTTGGCGCAGTTTTCATTGTCCTTTGTGTCAACAGGGGCGACTACTTTGGCCTACCAAACAGGCATGAATCAAGTCTATGAAAATATGGCTGCCTTGGGAGGCTACTTAGTCTTGGCGACAACCACATTGAGTTATATGTTAATCAGTCGACACGTGGGTAGTTTTGTATCACTCACGCAACAACCTACAGGTATTGTTCAAAATGCCGCCTCCTCTGCCGCAGAAGAAGCACAAATGGGAAATTACAGCTACGGAAATACCAGTTTTGCTAATCATAATGGGTTTAATAGCAGTTCTTTTCATAACGATCAAAACGCCAGAATATCATTGGGTGGTATTGAAACAAGCCTTGATAGTGGTTCAATTGCCCGAATATCGCGTGATGGCAGTGAAACACTGACGATGGCAACTGCGACCTCGCATACCCCGCTTAATATTCAATTAGGAGAAAGCACGCGATCTGCATTTTCTGAATTATCCGACAGTGCTAAAAGTGCTGGGTTCAATAAATCAATTGCTTCATCAGAGCACTATGCGGCATCACTCAGAAGCCTGGCAGAGCTTGGTGAAACGCAATCACATGGGGAACAAAGTGGGCAGGGACACCAAATATCCACTTCAGCAGGCTTTAATGCGGCGGCATCAAAAATATCCAATCTCATTGATACCTTTGCTCACGATCATAATATTTCTCGGGATGACGCGACTAAAGTTTTAAGTGCTGCCAGTATTAATTTAGGAGGATCGTTTGGTTTTGGAACCGGTTCTGCAGTACCTGGGGCAAAGGGTAATATTGAGATTGGGGGAAATGTGCGTCATGAACGGGACAAATCAGAATCCCATCAAGACGCACGCTTGATGAATGAAGCGCGGCGCTTTAGTGAGGAACACCATTTTACAGATGTGGTGAATGAGGCAAGACAAGCCACCAAGGACGATCATTTCCGCACTTCTGATGATTTTAGTGGACGCTTGGCTAATAACTTTTCAGCAGGCTTTGATAAATCTATGCAGTATCGAGATGAAGCTGTGGCGAGTTTTTCCGAATCAGAGAGTTATCACCGACAAGCAACTACTTCCAGCGAACAAACAGCATCTATTAATCTTGATGCGCAAACAGGGTTTATTGATTGGTTATCACATCATCGTGCACCTAATAGTCAGGGCACTATTGGGTTGCAACAGGCAGAATGGCTAATTCGTCACGATCCTGAATTAGCTCAGTCTTATGCAAGACAATTTGTTGGTGAAAAAACCGCGCAATCAATCAGCCAATTTCAAAAAAATCATCCTATTAACGAAAGTCAAGTGCACCAAAAAAATGAAGGATTTAAAAGTCGTATTGCAGGTAGTGCGGGGGTTGATCATGCCCTTGGGGATTATACCAATACGTTCAATGACCGAGCAAAGAACATCAATGCAGGAAGCGTCAATAAAGATTCGGTTAGTGCAGTTGATAAGGATTTTGCACGCGCCAAGTCAGAGATGTCCAAGAATGTTGAGGGCATAGTGCAAGACGGGTCGCAAGTCATGCAGGATGTCATCGTTGCCCAGGCAAACAAGGACGTAAAATGA
- a CDS encoding conjugal transfer protein TraH — translation MKKILLSCGLIGALGIGQVYSKSIGEDLTGYFKALNMGANVTEPHAYQAQRAGFYTGGNLYARSSVRNLQIMRLSWPKVSAGCGGIDATLGGFSHIKGKEFVDFTKNILNNSQGLAFQLALEQATPLLGNVATKLQNVATWVNQTNISSCATAESAVLGLAPRTRIAQQHACQSIGQSKNLFSDWAEARQGCGKGSSNYDYDRVINENSSNEQVVDNTNVAWNALKKNGLFADDIELAQLLMTLSGTLILTRDAEGVHVQRLASLVSNNNLISALLRGGEVKIYQCDEKVKCLQPTLTSKTIDISHGLESKVRDLILDMASKIKDNMEQSEAAKGLIESTQYPVMKMVSVQMAFMKDSAVIDTTRYSEAIAIDILFQYLNENLQLVKQAAGALQYPEAIMKEFQTDLTQARRDLVQMESTAHQRMSMAMQMIQETQTIEQMLVGEFSSELTQSLSWANQIR, via the coding sequence ATGAAAAAAATTCTTCTGTCTTGTGGGTTAATCGGTGCACTTGGCATCGGACAAGTGTACAGCAAATCAATAGGTGAGGATTTAACTGGCTATTTTAAAGCTCTTAATATGGGCGCGAATGTAACAGAGCCGCATGCTTACCAAGCGCAGCGTGCTGGTTTTTATACTGGCGGTAATTTATACGCTAGAAGCAGCGTACGTAATCTGCAAATCATGCGTTTGAGCTGGCCTAAAGTGTCCGCAGGCTGTGGCGGCATAGATGCCACGTTAGGTGGGTTTTCTCACATCAAAGGTAAAGAATTTGTCGATTTTACCAAGAATATATTGAACAACTCACAAGGTCTTGCCTTCCAATTGGCCCTAGAGCAAGCAACTCCTCTTTTAGGTAATGTGGCAACCAAATTACAAAACGTGGCTACCTGGGTGAACCAAACCAATATCAGCTCGTGCGCAACCGCGGAAAGTGCCGTACTGGGTTTAGCCCCACGCACCCGTATTGCACAACAACATGCCTGCCAATCCATCGGTCAATCCAAAAATCTCTTTTCAGACTGGGCCGAGGCACGACAAGGCTGTGGTAAAGGCTCCAGTAATTACGACTACGACAGAGTTATTAATGAAAACAGCAGTAATGAGCAGGTAGTTGATAATACCAATGTGGCGTGGAATGCGTTAAAGAAAAATGGCTTATTTGCAGATGATATCGAATTGGCTCAACTCTTGATGACCTTATCAGGCACCTTAATTTTGACTCGCGATGCAGAAGGGGTGCATGTCCAACGCCTGGCTTCCTTAGTAAGTAATAACAATTTAATCAGCGCTCTTTTACGCGGTGGCGAGGTAAAAATCTATCAATGTGATGAAAAGGTCAAATGCTTACAACCCACCTTAACCAGTAAAACAATTGATATCAGTCATGGTCTTGAGTCAAAAGTGCGTGATCTGATTTTGGATATGGCAAGCAAGATTAAAGACAATATGGAGCAAAGTGAGGCCGCTAAAGGATTAATTGAGTCCACCCAATATCCGGTGATGAAAATGGTCAGCGTGCAAATGGCCTTTATGAAGGACAGCGCAGTGATTGACACTACCCGTTACTCAGAAGCCATTGCTATCGATATTTTATTTCAGTATTTGAATGAAAACTTGCAACTCGTTAAACAAGCAGCAGGAGCTCTGCAATATCCAGAAGCAATAATGAAAGAGTTTCAAACTGATCTCACCCAGGCTCGTCGCGACCTAGTTCAAATGGAAAGTACGGCACATCAACGAATGAGCATGGCGATGCAAATGATTCAAGAAACTCAAACCATTGAGCAAATGCTTGTAGGCGAATTTTCCTCAGAGCTTACACAGTCTTTAAGTTGGGCTAATCAAATAAGGTGA
- the traD gene encoding type IV conjugative transfer system coupling protein TraD gives MMAVNPTKLFIRGGQIFLHNVRMFTQVGKKVSLAMLIVFFIFSVMAFYFNTSAYQRYIGQQWVKAQAMTLIQSKAKQVVRMPTGESYPVYSEQIVKAPMVIGIVNQLKQALLKSMIEALFASVMMLIVMVKWLQKRGENQSKAKIIRGSELVEENTLQKCIKKTSRISPYRIGGVSLPFGSETQHIQIVGTTGSGKTVAIRDLLTTIQARGERAIIYDKGGTYLSRFYREHQDVILNPLDTRGHSWNVWAECEDKADLEALAEAIMPMPINNTMDPFWIKAARMIFVSTANELKNDPKRSNLMLLQYLLTADLGRIHHLLRHTESESLVSDKVQKTALNVKTVMATYLKSLLYLKDDGDIFSIRDWILNDQSNSCLFVSSDGRKHPTIRPLISAWINTATKELLSLAPDDNRRVWFILDELATLHALPFLAAVKSESRKFGGCFLLGHHGASQLRTIYGNDGAASLSNLCSTRLFLRLPEHTDAEHASRNIGTYEIEEVNESISYGANTMRDGISVSRQTKEKQLVLPTQIQVINDLQGYLRVKGEFPAAKIKLNYVDYPLIHEEFIARAIDPDPLRQKVEQLVDTYSDPILAASHDDALETATSTKKDLTKPIAREKKIEEEKELVEFL, from the coding sequence ATGATGGCGGTAAATCCTACAAAATTATTTATTCGCGGCGGTCAAATCTTTTTGCACAATGTCCGCATGTTTACACAGGTAGGTAAGAAAGTAAGCCTTGCTATGCTGATAGTTTTTTTTATTTTCTCAGTCATGGCTTTTTATTTTAATACCAGTGCGTATCAACGTTATATTGGCCAGCAATGGGTTAAAGCCCAGGCAATGACTTTAATACAGAGCAAAGCCAAGCAAGTGGTTCGCATGCCAACGGGTGAATCTTATCCTGTGTATTCAGAGCAAATTGTAAAAGCTCCCATGGTCATCGGCATTGTTAATCAATTAAAACAAGCTCTACTTAAGAGCATGATAGAGGCACTATTTGCCTCTGTCATGATGTTAATTGTCATGGTTAAGTGGTTGCAAAAAAGAGGGGAAAATCAAAGTAAAGCTAAGATCATTCGCGGCAGTGAGTTAGTTGAAGAAAACACGTTACAAAAGTGCATCAAAAAGACAAGCAGGATTTCTCCTTATCGGATTGGTGGTGTATCTCTGCCCTTTGGTTCTGAAACCCAGCATATACAAATAGTCGGAACCACGGGATCTGGTAAAACTGTTGCTATTCGTGATCTATTGACGACGATACAAGCCAGAGGCGAGCGCGCGATTATTTATGATAAAGGAGGAACTTATTTATCTCGTTTTTATCGTGAACATCAAGATGTAATTTTAAATCCCTTAGATACGAGAGGCCATTCCTGGAATGTCTGGGCAGAATGCGAAGACAAAGCAGATCTTGAAGCACTTGCTGAGGCTATTATGCCGATGCCTATTAATAACACGATGGATCCCTTTTGGATTAAAGCCGCGCGTATGATTTTCGTCTCCACTGCCAATGAGCTAAAAAATGATCCTAAACGCTCCAATCTGATGTTATTGCAATATTTGCTCACAGCAGACTTAGGTCGAATTCATCATTTACTGCGTCATACTGAATCAGAATCTCTGGTATCCGATAAAGTACAAAAGACTGCTTTAAATGTGAAAACCGTAATGGCTACTTATTTAAAATCCTTGTTGTATTTAAAGGATGACGGGGATATCTTTTCGATTCGGGACTGGATTTTGAATGATCAGAGCAACTCTTGTTTGTTTGTCAGTTCTGATGGGCGCAAACACCCAACCATTAGACCGCTGATTTCAGCTTGGATTAATACGGCTACCAAAGAGCTCTTAAGTTTAGCGCCAGATGATAACCGCCGTGTTTGGTTTATTTTAGATGAATTGGCAACTCTACATGCTTTACCCTTTTTAGCCGCAGTCAAGTCAGAAAGTCGCAAATTTGGTGGTTGCTTCTTATTGGGCCATCATGGTGCATCCCAGTTGCGCACTATCTATGGTAACGATGGTGCCGCGTCCCTTTCAAATTTGTGTTCGACTCGCTTGTTCCTCCGTTTACCCGAACATACTGATGCAGAACATGCTTCCCGCAATATTGGTACCTATGAAATTGAAGAGGTCAATGAATCTATTAGTTATGGTGCTAACACCATGCGTGATGGGATTTCAGTATCTCGGCAAACTAAGGAAAAGCAATTGGTTTTACCAACTCAAATTCAGGTAATCAATGATCTACAAGGGTATTTGCGAGTAAAAGGTGAATTTCCTGCAGCAAAAATAAAGCTTAATTACGTTGATTATCCTCTCATTCACGAAGAGTTTATTGCACGAGCTATTGATCCTGATCCGCTACGTCAAAAAGTGGAACAATTGGTGGATACCTATAGCGATCCTATCCTTGCCGCATCCCATGATGATGCTTTAGAGACTGCAACTTCAACAAAAAAAGACCTTACGAAACCAATTGCCAGAGAAAAAAAGATTGAAGAAGAAAAAGAGCTTGTTGAGTTTTTATAA
- the traF gene encoding type-F conjugative transfer system pilin assembly protein TraF, whose protein sequence is MARWFFVLLVSVSPFLYAEQPYLNEHEEGWYWHKDPKEEVKNKPQTESVAPSHVSKPADPDKTWKLIGNRVQQARAQAILNPTPENIARARRLQRLIVAQANLFSEKWMLDLLINPDQDESLINPSSSAARDIYNQQNSMQKEKAITQISQTSGLLYFYEGGEPFSERMAQVVSDFANSYHMTVIPIAMTNRISPMLPNSRVDSGQATQMGVKHIPAVFALNPVSKKTMPVAYGLVSQSELKENILMASNAFQSGDYNAQ, encoded by the coding sequence ATGGCTAGATGGTTTTTTGTTTTGTTGGTTAGCGTGAGTCCTTTTTTGTACGCCGAGCAGCCTTATCTTAATGAGCATGAGGAAGGTTGGTATTGGCATAAGGATCCCAAAGAGGAAGTCAAGAATAAACCACAAACCGAGTCAGTGGCACCTTCACATGTAAGTAAACCTGCCGATCCTGATAAAACATGGAAATTGATTGGTAATAGAGTGCAACAGGCTCGCGCACAAGCTATTTTAAATCCAACTCCTGAAAATATTGCTCGTGCAAGACGATTACAACGATTGATTGTGGCGCAGGCCAATCTGTTTTCTGAGAAATGGATGCTCGATCTGCTAATAAACCCCGATCAGGATGAAAGTCTTATTAATCCGAGCAGTAGTGCAGCACGTGATATCTACAACCAGCAAAACAGCATGCAAAAGGAAAAGGCGATTACTCAAATTAGTCAAACATCTGGTTTGTTGTATTTCTATGAAGGTGGTGAACCATTTAGCGAGCGCATGGCCCAAGTAGTGAGTGATTTTGCGAACAGTTATCACATGACTGTTATTCCAATTGCCATGACCAATCGCATCTCCCCGATGTTACCTAACTCACGAGTTGATTCCGGTCAGGCAACTCAGATGGGTGTTAAACACATTCCTGCGGTTTTTGCTCTTAATCCAGTATCTAAAAAAACCATGCCAGTTGCTTATGGCTTAGTCAGCCAGTCGGAATTGAAGGAAAACATTTTAATGGCAAGCAACGCTTTTCAATCGGGAGATTACAATGCGCAATAA
- the traU gene encoding conjugal transfer pilus assembly protein TraU, translating into MKDLFILIAFLASGLTQAGSCHGRFVNPITDVCWSCLFPFSLGQANLVSSNHLPDTKNPKLPVCECPGNPIPRLGLTMGYWEPVNLVDVTRTPFCLVNLGGISLNFGKYYRKGTVETDSNLSNQSFYHVHWYKFPLMYWLNVLTDGICVEQGDFDIAYPSELDAMWNDDELGFIINPEAVLFGSLPAQAACAADSSTALLGSAIDKLFWCAGAQGSMYPLTGHVQEHVGGVQASVLLSERMNFKLHRQGLLEDTVGLDDSTSSAKSICHTHYSPILPKSRYRYQMVNPLPTTNACYPLGRATTLWEAGHEYPFKGEDFGYLIWRKRNCCAF; encoded by the coding sequence ATGAAAGACTTGTTTATTCTTATTGCTTTTTTAGCTTCTGGGTTGACCCAAGCAGGATCTTGTCATGGTCGTTTTGTAAATCCCATTACTGATGTCTGTTGGTCGTGTTTGTTCCCGTTCAGTTTAGGGCAAGCTAATCTCGTTTCCTCCAATCATTTGCCAGACACTAAAAATCCCAAACTGCCTGTTTGTGAATGCCCAGGAAATCCTATACCGAGATTGGGATTAACAATGGGTTATTGGGAACCTGTCAACTTGGTTGATGTCACCCGAACACCTTTTTGTTTAGTGAACTTAGGTGGTATTTCCTTAAATTTTGGTAAATATTACCGCAAAGGCACTGTTGAAACAGACAGTAATTTATCCAATCAGTCGTTTTATCATGTGCATTGGTACAAATTTCCATTGATGTATTGGTTGAATGTTTTAACCGATGGCATTTGTGTGGAACAAGGTGATTTTGACATTGCCTATCCTAGCGAATTAGATGCCATGTGGAATGATGATGAGCTAGGTTTCATCATTAATCCCGAGGCGGTATTGTTTGGTAGTTTACCCGCACAAGCGGCTTGCGCTGCTGATTCAAGTACCGCTTTATTGGGCAGTGCCATTGACAAACTATTTTGGTGCGCAGGAGCTCAGGGAAGCATGTACCCTTTAACGGGGCATGTGCAAGAACATGTTGGAGGGGTTCAGGCATCAGTCTTACTGTCTGAGCGTATGAATTTTAAACTGCATCGCCAGGGATTATTGGAAGACACAGTAGGACTTGATGATTCGACAAGCAGCGCAAAATCCATTTGTCATACTCATTATTCCCCTATTTTGCCCAAATCACGATACCGCTATCAAATGGTTAATCCTTTACCTACTACTAATGCCTGTTATCCTCTTGGGCGTGCTACGACCCTATGGGAGGCAGGGCACGAATATCCGTTTAAGGGCGAGGATTTTGGGTATCTGATCTGGCGCAAACGCAATTGTTGCGCCTTTTAA
- the trbC gene encoding type-F conjugative transfer system pilin assembly protein TrbC, which produces MKTIRMNTSFLVALFLLSFPALAEDEAYIASIEANTKNRANAFTNEIKQISKSLETSEKSGQIAEFTGEMHQVIKTQEPIVTHLKKVSQVLVFLSFSMPEKSVKAWLLQCKKSGATPVIRGLIHNSFKETMTAIQTLSKKTGIGMQLDPILFKTFDIAMVPAVVYVKDTPACPANMDCKPVNYDSLYGDVSLDYALEKMRSDEQSEDPVLDQMILRLRGGLI; this is translated from the coding sequence ATGAAAACAATACGAATGAACACTTCTTTCTTGGTTGCATTATTTTTGTTGTCATTTCCTGCACTTGCAGAAGATGAAGCCTATATTGCGTCTATTGAGGCGAATACAAAAAATCGCGCCAATGCTTTTACAAATGAAATAAAGCAAATCAGTAAGTCTCTTGAGACTTCAGAAAAATCGGGTCAAATTGCAGAATTTACCGGCGAGATGCATCAAGTCATAAAAACACAGGAGCCCATTGTAACCCACTTAAAAAAAGTCAGTCAGGTACTCGTGTTCTTATCGTTTTCAATGCCAGAAAAAAGTGTAAAAGCCTGGCTTTTACAATGTAAAAAAAGTGGAGCAACACCTGTGATTCGGGGACTAATTCATAATTCGTTTAAAGAAACGATGACGGCTATTCAAACGCTCAGTAAAAAAACAGGAATTGGGATGCAGCTTGATCCTATTCTTTTTAAAACCTTTGATATCGCTATGGTTCCTGCAGTGGTTTATGTGAAAGACACCCCTGCTTGTCCTGCCAATATGGATTGCAAACCGGTGAATTACGACAGTCTTTATGGTGATGTGTCGCTGGATTACGCCTTAGAAAAAATGAGGAGCGATGAGCAGTCAGAAGACCCCGTGTTGGATCAAATGATTCTTCGGTTAAGAGGGGGGTTAATCTGA